Proteins encoded by one window of Dryocola sp. LX212:
- a CDS encoding heme ABC transporter permease: MWKALHQLAKPERLYQLCGKFVPWLAVLSAITLIAGCAWGFVYAPADYQQGQSYRIMYLHVPAAIWSMGIYGSMAVAAFIGLVWQMKMSDLAVAAMAPVGAVFTFIALVTGSAWGKPMWGTWWIWDARLTSELVLLFLYIGVIALYNAFDDRRLAGRAAGILVLVGVVNLPIIHYSVEWWNTLHQGSTNMQQSIDPSMRTPLRLTIVGFLLLFITLTLMRLRNLILLQERRRPWVLALANKGRSL; the protein is encoded by the coding sequence ATGTGGAAAGCGCTACATCAACTGGCTAAGCCGGAACGGCTCTATCAGCTATGCGGGAAATTCGTGCCGTGGCTGGCGGTGCTCAGTGCCATTACGTTAATTGCGGGCTGCGCGTGGGGATTTGTCTATGCCCCTGCTGACTACCAGCAGGGACAGAGCTACCGCATCATGTATCTTCATGTCCCGGCGGCGATCTGGTCGATGGGTATCTACGGGTCGATGGCCGTGGCGGCCTTTATCGGGCTGGTCTGGCAGATGAAAATGTCCGATCTGGCCGTGGCGGCCATGGCGCCGGTCGGCGCGGTCTTTACCTTTATCGCGCTGGTGACCGGCTCGGCGTGGGGTAAACCAATGTGGGGAACCTGGTGGATCTGGGACGCCCGCCTGACCTCGGAGCTGGTGCTACTCTTCCTTTATATTGGCGTCATCGCCCTTTATAACGCCTTCGATGACCGCCGCCTGGCCGGGCGCGCCGCCGGCATCCTCGTGCTGGTGGGCGTGGTAAACCTGCCGATCATTCATTACTCCGTGGAGTGGTGGAACACCCTGCATCAGGGGTCCACCAACATGCAGCAAAGCATCGACCCTTCGATGCGCACGCCGCTGCGCCTGACCATCGTTGGCTTCCTGCTGCTGTTTATCACCCTGACGCTAATGCGCCTTCGTAACCTCATCCTGCTTCAGGAGCGCCGTCGCCCGTGGGTGTTAGCGCTTGCAAACAAAGGGAGAAGCCTGTGA
- the ccmA gene encoding cytochrome c biogenesis heme-transporting ATPase CcmA produces MLDAVNLSCTRDDRLLFSALSFTVNAGEMVQVAGANGAGKTSLLRILAGLSQAEEGDVRWRGEPLRRARDLFHQDLLWLGHQPGIKAVLTAVENINFFHADTPVAARWEALAEAGLLGFEDVPVNQLSAGQQRRVALARLWLSSAKLWILDEPFTAIDVAGVEKLTRQMVKHAEAGGMVILTTHQPLALASVRQIVLREAQP; encoded by the coding sequence ATGCTTGATGCCGTAAATTTGAGCTGCACCCGTGACGACCGTCTGCTGTTCAGCGCGCTGTCGTTTACCGTTAACGCGGGCGAAATGGTTCAGGTGGCGGGCGCGAACGGCGCGGGTAAAACATCCCTGCTGCGTATTCTTGCCGGGCTTTCTCAGGCCGAAGAGGGGGACGTTCGCTGGCGGGGCGAACCCCTGCGGCGAGCGCGTGACCTGTTTCACCAGGATTTACTCTGGCTTGGGCATCAGCCCGGCATCAAAGCGGTGCTCACCGCTGTCGAAAATATAAATTTTTTTCATGCCGACACCCCGGTTGCCGCGCGCTGGGAAGCCCTTGCGGAGGCCGGCCTGCTGGGATTTGAGGACGTGCCGGTGAATCAGCTCTCTGCCGGACAGCAGCGCCGCGTGGCGCTGGCGCGTTTATGGCTCAGCTCTGCAAAGCTGTGGATTCTGGACGAGCCGTTTACCGCCATTGATGTCGCCGGCGTGGAAAAGCTCACGCGGCAGATGGTGAAGCATGCCGAAGCGGGTGGCATGGTCATCCTCACGACGCACCAGCCGCTGGCGCTGGCCTCCGTCCGCCAGATTGTTTTACGGGAAGCGCAGCCATGA
- the dsbE gene encoding thiol:disulfide interchange protein DsbE: protein MNRKILYIPLVLFLLLAAALLWQLTRNAQGDDPTNLESALIGKPVPEFRLESLDIPGKNYDQAVLTDGKPLLLNVWATWCPTCRAEHQYLNGLKAQGIRVVGMNYKDDRQKAITWLNELGNPYALSLFDGNGMLGLDLGVYGAPETFLIDGKGIIRYRHAGDLNDRVWNQEIKPLWDKYNKEAGA from the coding sequence ATGAACCGCAAAATATTGTACATCCCGCTGGTGCTCTTTTTACTGCTGGCGGCGGCGCTGCTGTGGCAGCTGACGCGTAATGCGCAGGGGGACGACCCGACGAATCTGGAATCCGCGCTGATTGGCAAGCCGGTGCCGGAATTCCGCCTTGAATCGTTAGACATTCCCGGAAAAAACTATGATCAGGCGGTGCTGACGGACGGCAAGCCGCTGCTGCTTAACGTCTGGGCGACCTGGTGCCCGACCTGCCGCGCGGAGCATCAGTATCTCAACGGCCTGAAGGCGCAGGGCATTCGCGTGGTGGGTATGAACTACAAAGACGACCGCCAGAAGGCGATAACCTGGCTCAACGAGCTGGGAAACCCCTATGCCCTGAGCCTGTTTGACGGCAACGGCATGCTGGGGCTGGATTTGGGCGTTTATGGCGCGCCGGAAACTTTTCTGATCGACGGCAAAGGGATCATCCGCTATCGCCACGCGGGGGATCTCAACGATCGCGTGTGGAATCAGGAGATTAAGCCGCTGTGGGACAAATACAACAAGGAGGCGGGTGCATGA
- the msrA gene encoding peptide-methionine (S)-S-oxide reductase MsrA, whose amino-acid sequence MKTDVAILAGGCFWGVQQLLRKLDGVVSTEVGYTGGRNDNPTYQHHPGHAEAVRVEFSPDMLSYRKLLEYFFKIHNPATMRRQGNDIGSSYRSAIFFTTEEQKQQANQLIREIDDSGVWPGVVVTEVEQAGEFWSAEPEHQDYLQHNPDGYTCHFERPDWTLP is encoded by the coding sequence ATGAAAACTGATGTGGCAATCCTTGCCGGTGGTTGCTTCTGGGGCGTCCAGCAGCTGCTTCGTAAACTTGATGGCGTGGTCAGCACCGAAGTAGGTTACACCGGCGGGCGTAATGATAACCCGACATACCAGCACCACCCCGGTCACGCCGAAGCCGTCAGGGTGGAGTTTTCACCCGACATGCTGAGCTATCGGAAGCTGCTGGAGTATTTCTTTAAAATTCATAATCCTGCCACCATGCGCCGTCAGGGTAATGACATCGGCTCAAGCTACCGCTCAGCTATATTTTTCACCACAGAGGAGCAAAAGCAGCAGGCAAACCAGCTTATCCGTGAAATAGATGACTCAGGAGTCTGGCCCGGAGTCGTGGTGACAGAAGTAGAGCAGGCCGGTGAATTCTGGTCTGCAGAGCCAGAGCACCAGGATTACCTGCAGCATAATCCGGACGGCTATACCTGCCATTTTGAACGGCCTGACTGGACGCTTCCGTGA
- a CDS encoding cytochrome c-type biogenesis protein CcmH: MKRCLLLIAALLFSFYATAAIDTYKFKDEAQEQQFRQLTEQLRCPKCQNNSIADSNAMIASDMRLKVYELMQQGKSKQQIIEYMVDRYGNFVTYEPPVTPSTIILWVLPVLFILGGIGVIVVRSRKRRVYFRDGVDGDDTDEPVEKASYWIFAPGAVILIVVSVGVYLNVSSIKQVREWQQVTEQTPQLLQRVMNPKAEPLNIEDMARLGLGLRTRLQQDPDNVEGWMMLGRIGMVVNNATTATQAFARAYKLSPTNGDVKLGYAEVLTRSGDPQDNLLGGRLLRELLKSDHANVRVLSLFAFNAFEQQQYREAMGAWQVMLKLLPADDQRRAVVERSIAQAKSKSGKDITAPESVNKQ, from the coding sequence ATGAAACGCTGTCTGTTACTGATTGCCGCGCTGCTGTTCTCTTTTTACGCCACCGCCGCCATCGACACTTATAAGTTTAAAGACGAAGCCCAGGAGCAGCAGTTCCGCCAGCTGACGGAGCAGCTGCGCTGCCCGAAATGCCAGAACAACAGCATTGCGGATTCCAACGCGATGATTGCTTCGGACATGCGTCTGAAGGTCTATGAGCTGATGCAGCAGGGCAAAAGCAAGCAGCAGATCATTGAATATATGGTCGACCGCTACGGCAACTTTGTGACCTACGAGCCGCCGGTTACGCCATCGACCATTATCCTCTGGGTGCTGCCGGTGCTGTTTATTCTGGGCGGTATCGGGGTGATCGTGGTGCGCAGCCGCAAACGTCGGGTCTATTTCCGGGACGGGGTAGACGGTGATGACACCGACGAACCGGTGGAAAAGGCCAGCTACTGGATATTCGCGCCTGGCGCGGTGATCCTTATTGTTGTCAGCGTTGGTGTTTATCTGAACGTTTCCAGTATTAAACAGGTTCGCGAGTGGCAGCAGGTAACGGAACAAACGCCGCAGCTGCTGCAGCGCGTAATGAATCCTAAAGCGGAGCCGCTGAATATCGAGGATATGGCGCGCCTTGGGCTGGGCTTACGTACCCGTCTGCAGCAGGACCCTGACAATGTTGAGGGGTGGATGATGCTCGGGCGTATTGGTATGGTGGTCAATAACGCAACTACCGCTACACAAGCCTTTGCCAGAGCATATAAACTGTCGCCGACCAACGGTGATGTAAAGCTGGGCTATGCTGAAGTATTGACTCGCTCCGGCGATCCGCAAGACAACCTGCTGGGGGGACGTCTGCTGCGGGAATTACTCAAGAGCGACCATGCCAACGTACGCGTGCTAAGTCTGTTTGCCTTCAACGCATTCGAGCAGCAGCAGTACCGTGAGGCGATGGGTGCCTGGCAGGTCATGCTGAAGCTGCTTCCTGCTGACGATCAGCGCCGTGCGGTCGTCGAGCGCAGCATCGCGCAGGCGAAGTCGAAGTCAGGCAAGGATATCACCGCACCTGAGAGCGTAAACAAACAATAA
- the ccmE gene encoding cytochrome c maturation protein CcmE: MNSRRKTRLWLAVAVLVGLGLTISLVLYALRSNIDLFYTPGEIIYGKGESQQLPEIGQRLRVGGMVQPGSVKRDSNTLKVTFKLYDINGVVDVTYVGILPDLFREGQGVVAQGVLEKGNLIAAKEVLAKHDENYTPPEVKEAMNKNHKRAPQTYKDNAS; this comes from the coding sequence GTGAACAGTCGTCGTAAAACCCGTCTCTGGCTGGCCGTGGCCGTACTGGTGGGGTTAGGGCTCACTATCTCGCTGGTGCTCTATGCGCTGCGCAGCAACATCGATCTCTTTTACACGCCAGGCGAAATTATCTACGGCAAGGGTGAAAGCCAGCAGCTGCCGGAAATCGGCCAGCGCCTGCGCGTTGGCGGCATGGTTCAGCCGGGCAGCGTTAAGCGCGATAGCAACACCCTTAAAGTCACCTTCAAGCTTTATGACATCAACGGCGTGGTGGATGTCACCTACGTCGGCATCCTGCCGGATCTGTTCCGTGAGGGCCAGGGCGTAGTCGCCCAGGGCGTACTGGAAAAGGGCAATCTTATCGCCGCCAAAGAAGTGCTGGCGAAGCATGACGAAAATTATACGCCGCCGGAAGTCAAAGAGGCGATGAACAAAAATCACAAGCGTGCGCCGCAAACCTATAAGGACAATGCCTCATGA
- a CDS encoding YfcZ/YiiS family protein — MSKNSADETPVCCCIDVGSIIDNTDCIATYSRVFDNKAQAEETLAALSAKAREVESEPCQITPTFKEVEGGVQMDIDFVFSCQAETMIFQLGLR; from the coding sequence ATGAGTAAGAACAGCGCTGATGAAACCCCGGTTTGCTGCTGTATTGATGTCGGCTCCATCATTGATAATACCGACTGCATCGCAACCTACAGCCGCGTCTTTGACAACAAGGCCCAGGCAGAAGAAACGCTGGCTGCGCTAAGCGCGAAGGCCCGCGAAGTCGAATCCGAACCCTGCCAGATCACCCCAACTTTTAAAGAGGTTGAGGGCGGCGTGCAGATGGATATCGACTTTGTCTTCAGCTGCCAGGCTGAAACCATGATTTTCCAGCTCGGCCTGCGTTAA
- the fadL gene encoding long-chain fatty acid transporter FadL, which produces MSQKNLFTKSALAVAVAIVSSQAYAAGFQLNEFSSSGLGRAYSGEGAVADNAGSASRNPATIMMFDRPSFSGGAIFIDPDVNISGTSPSGRSLDADNIAPTAWVPNLHFVAPINEQFGWGASVTSNYGLATEFTDDYTAGSMGGKTDLTTLNLNLSGAYRLNNNWSFGVGFDAVYAKAKIERYAGDLPQLIAGSGALPPQLAGPVSQIPGDTQIAHLKGDEWGYGWNAGILYEIDKNNRYGFTYRSEIKIDFDGDYKSNLPAAYNPLLSNFGLPAGTNGQTVPGALTLNLPEMWELSGYNQVAPQWAIHYSLTYTSWSQFQELKATGNNGQTLFYKDESFKDAWRIALGTTYFMDKNWTFRTGIAFDDSPVPADNRSISIPDQDRLWLSAGTTYAFNDDATVDLGVSYMHGQHVEINEGPYTFRSEGKAWLYGMNFNYAF; this is translated from the coding sequence ATGAGCCAGAAAAACCTGTTTACAAAGTCAGCCCTCGCGGTTGCAGTGGCAATTGTCTCCTCGCAGGCGTACGCCGCCGGCTTTCAATTAAACGAGTTCTCTTCCTCTGGCCTTGGCCGAGCGTATTCGGGGGAAGGTGCAGTGGCGGACAACGCGGGCTCAGCCAGCCGTAACCCTGCCACCATCATGATGTTCGATCGCCCTTCTTTCTCGGGTGGCGCGATCTTCATCGACCCGGACGTAAATATTTCAGGCACCTCACCTTCAGGCCGCAGCCTTGACGCAGATAACATTGCGCCAACCGCCTGGGTGCCCAACCTGCACTTTGTCGCGCCGATTAACGAACAATTTGGTTGGGGGGCATCGGTCACTTCTAACTATGGTCTGGCAACAGAATTTACCGATGACTACACCGCAGGCTCAATGGGCGGCAAAACCGACCTGACCACCCTGAACCTGAACCTCAGCGGCGCTTACCGCCTGAACAATAACTGGAGCTTCGGCGTTGGCTTTGATGCCGTATACGCCAAGGCAAAAATCGAGCGTTACGCCGGTGACCTGCCTCAGCTCATCGCTGGGTCTGGCGCCCTGCCGCCGCAGCTGGCAGGTCCGGTTTCCCAGATCCCTGGCGACACCCAAATCGCCCACCTGAAAGGTGACGAGTGGGGCTACGGCTGGAACGCCGGTATTCTTTATGAAATCGATAAAAATAACCGCTATGGCTTCACCTACCGTTCAGAAATCAAAATCGACTTCGACGGCGACTATAAGAGCAACCTTCCTGCCGCCTATAACCCGCTGCTGTCTAACTTTGGCCTACCGGCTGGCACCAACGGCCAAACCGTTCCGGGCGCGCTGACCCTGAACCTGCCTGAAATGTGGGAGCTGTCCGGGTATAACCAGGTCGCACCGCAGTGGGCCATCCACTACAGCTTGACCTACACCAGCTGGAGCCAGTTCCAGGAGCTGAAAGCAACCGGCAACAACGGCCAGACGCTGTTCTATAAAGATGAAAGCTTCAAGGATGCCTGGCGCATCGCGCTCGGTACCACCTACTTTATGGATAAAAACTGGACCTTCCGTACCGGCATCGCATTCGATGATAGCCCGGTTCCGGCTGATAACCGCTCCATATCAATCCCGGATCAGGATCGTCTGTGGCTGAGCGCGGGTACCACCTACGCGTTTAACGACGACGCGACCGTGGACCTGGGCGTGTCTTATATGCACGGCCAGCACGTTGAAATCAACGAAGGGCCATACACCTTCCGCTCGGAAGGGAAAGCGTGGCTGTACGGCATGAACTTCAACTACGCGTTCTGA
- the ccmD gene encoding heme exporter protein CcmD: MTSAFTSWADFFAMGGYAFYVWLAVAFTVIPLLGLVVHTASRHRAILNDVDRQQAREQRIRARKQSEGV, encoded by the coding sequence GTGACCAGTGCCTTTACCAGCTGGGCCGATTTTTTCGCCATGGGTGGCTACGCCTTTTACGTCTGGCTGGCCGTTGCCTTTACCGTGATTCCGCTGCTGGGGCTGGTGGTGCATACCGCATCCCGGCATCGCGCCATTTTAAATGACGTGGATCGCCAGCAGGCGCGCGAACAGCGCATTCGTGCAAGAAAGCAAAGCGAGGGAGTGTAA
- the ccmB gene encoding heme exporter protein CcmB, with translation MMGRIFLQEMRIVFRKRSEIANPLWFFIIVITLFPLGIGPEPQLLARIAPGVIWVAALLASLLAMDRLFRDDFLDGSLEQLMLLPVPLPVVVLAKVTAHWVVTGLPLLILSPLAALLLGLDFYSWQVMALTLLLGTPTLSFLGAPGVGLTVGLRRGGVLLSLLVLPLTIPLLIFATAAMDAASMHLPVDGYMAILGALLAGSATLSPFATAAALRVSVQ, from the coding sequence ATGATGGGGCGTATTTTTTTGCAGGAAATGCGGATTGTCTTCAGAAAAAGATCGGAAATCGCCAATCCGCTGTGGTTTTTTATTATTGTTATCACCTTGTTCCCGCTGGGAATTGGCCCGGAGCCGCAGCTGCTGGCGCGCATTGCGCCAGGCGTTATCTGGGTTGCCGCGCTGCTGGCGTCGCTGCTGGCGATGGACAGGCTGTTCCGTGATGACTTCCTGGACGGCTCGCTGGAACAGCTTATGTTGTTGCCTGTCCCTTTACCCGTGGTGGTGCTGGCGAAAGTGACCGCTCACTGGGTGGTAACCGGCCTGCCGCTGTTAATTCTCTCGCCGCTGGCGGCGCTGCTGCTGGGCCTGGATTTCTACAGCTGGCAGGTGATGGCGTTAACGCTGCTGTTAGGCACGCCGACGCTGAGCTTTTTGGGCGCGCCGGGCGTTGGCTTAACGGTTGGCCTGCGGCGAGGCGGCGTTCTGCTGAGCCTGCTGGTGCTGCCGCTGACCATCCCGCTGCTGATTTTCGCCACGGCGGCAATGGACGCGGCGTCAATGCATTTACCCGTCGATGGCTATATGGCGATCCTCGGTGCGCTGCTTGCGGGCAGCGCGACACTAAGCCCGTTCGCTACGGCGGCGGCGCTGCGCGTGAGCGTGCAGTAA
- a CDS encoding heme lyase CcmF/NrfE family subunit — MMPEVGSFLLCVALALSILLSVYPLWGVKRNDLRLMNSARPLAWALFFTILTSFLVLVYAFVVNDFTVLYVASNSNTELPVWYRVAATWGAHEGSLMLWVLLMSSWTFAVALFSEGMPKDALARVLSVMGMINFGFLLFIIFTSNPFTRTLPDFPIEGRDLNPLLQDIGLIFHPPLLYMGYVGFSVAFAFSIAALMAGKLDTNWARWTRPWTLAAWSFLTIGIVLGSAWAYYELGWGGWWFWDPVENASFMPWLAGTALIHSLSVTEKRGSFKAWTVLLAITAFSLCLLGTFLVRSGVLVSVHSFASDPARGMFILAFLVIVIGGSLLLYAVKGSKVRSRVGNELWSRESFLLGNNVLLIAAMLVVLLGTLLPLVHKQLGLGSISIGEPFFNTMFTALMAPFALLLGIGPLVRWRRDEPQKLVRRLVTALVITVVLSLALPWLMQDRVEAMTVVGLLMAVWVFVLALTEVYGRATHRRGLLMGLWKLPRSHWGMVFGHLGLAVTVVGIAFSQSYSVERDVRMKSGDSIDIHQYHFVFRDVHDLTGPNYSGGVGIIDVTRNGKHEATLHAEKRFYNSSRSMMTEAAIDGGFTRDLYAALGEELDDGSWAVRLYYKPFVRWIWAGGLLMTLGGLCCLLDPRYRSRKKMAEAA, encoded by the coding sequence ATGATGCCTGAAGTCGGCAGTTTTTTGCTTTGCGTGGCGCTGGCGCTCTCCATCCTGCTGAGCGTATATCCGCTTTGGGGCGTGAAGCGTAACGATTTGCGGCTGATGAACTCCGCGCGTCCGCTTGCCTGGGCGCTGTTCTTTACCATTCTCACTTCATTTTTAGTGCTGGTGTATGCGTTCGTGGTTAACGACTTCACCGTGCTGTACGTGGCGAGCAACTCCAACACGGAGCTGCCGGTCTGGTATCGGGTGGCGGCAACCTGGGGGGCGCATGAAGGCTCGCTGATGCTCTGGGTGCTGCTGATGAGCAGCTGGACATTTGCCGTGGCGCTGTTCAGCGAGGGTATGCCAAAAGATGCGCTGGCGCGGGTGCTGTCGGTGATGGGGATGATTAACTTCGGCTTCCTGCTGTTTATCATCTTCACCTCGAACCCGTTCACCCGTACGCTGCCGGACTTCCCCATTGAAGGACGCGACCTGAATCCGCTGCTGCAGGATATCGGGCTGATCTTCCATCCGCCGCTGCTGTATATGGGCTACGTCGGCTTCTCCGTCGCCTTTGCGTTTTCCATTGCCGCGCTGATGGCGGGCAAGCTGGATACCAACTGGGCGCGCTGGACCCGTCCGTGGACGCTGGCGGCCTGGTCGTTCCTGACCATCGGCATCGTTCTTGGCTCCGCCTGGGCCTACTACGAGCTGGGCTGGGGCGGCTGGTGGTTCTGGGACCCGGTAGAAAACGCCTCGTTCATGCCGTGGCTTGCGGGGACAGCGCTGATCCACTCCCTGTCGGTCACGGAAAAGCGCGGCAGCTTTAAGGCCTGGACAGTGCTGCTGGCGATTACCGCGTTCTCGCTTTGCCTGCTGGGGACATTCCTGGTGCGCTCCGGCGTGCTGGTATCCGTCCACTCCTTCGCCTCGGATCCGGCTCGCGGCATGTTTATCCTCGCCTTCCTGGTCATCGTTATTGGCGGCTCGCTGCTGCTGTACGCGGTAAAAGGCAGCAAGGTGCGTTCGCGGGTGGGCAATGAACTCTGGTCGCGCGAATCTTTCCTGTTAGGCAATAACGTCCTGCTGATTGCCGCCATGCTGGTGGTGCTGCTGGGTACGCTGCTGCCGCTGGTGCATAAACAGCTAGGGCTGGGCAGCATCTCAATCGGCGAACCGTTCTTTAATACAATGTTTACCGCGCTGATGGCGCCGTTTGCGCTGCTGCTGGGTATCGGGCCGCTGGTGCGCTGGCGCCGCGATGAGCCGCAGAAGCTGGTCAGGCGGCTGGTTACCGCGCTGGTAATTACGGTTGTTTTGTCGCTTGCGCTGCCGTGGCTGATGCAGGACCGCGTGGAGGCCATGACCGTTGTCGGGCTGCTGATGGCGGTCTGGGTCTTTGTGCTGGCGCTGACTGAAGTGTACGGGCGCGCCACGCATCGCCGTGGGCTGCTGATGGGGCTGTGGAAATTACCGCGCAGCCACTGGGGCATGGTGTTTGGCCATCTTGGCCTGGCGGTGACGGTTGTCGGCATCGCCTTCAGCCAGAGCTACAGCGTTGAGCGCGACGTGCGCATGAAATCCGGCGACAGTATCGACATTCACCAGTACCACTTCGTCTTCCGCGACGTGCACGACCTGACTGGCCCGAACTACAGCGGCGGCGTAGGGATTATCGACGTCACGCGCAACGGCAAGCACGAAGCTACGCTGCACGCGGAAAAACGCTTTTACAACAGCAGCCGCTCGATGATGACCGAAGCGGCTATCGACGGCGGCTTCACCCGCGATTTGTACGCTGCGCTGGGGGAAGAGCTGGACGACGGCAGCTGGGCGGTGCGCCTTTACTATAAGCCATTTGTGCGCTGGATCTGGGCGGGCGGTTTGCTGATGACGCTGGGCGGCCTGTGCTGCCTGCTCGATCCCCGCTATCGCTCACGTAAAAAAATGGCGGAGGCCGCATGA
- the msrB gene encoding peptide-methionine (R)-S-oxide reductase MsrB: protein MNKPYKKDPQTIQALTELQFSVTQKSATERPFTGEYTDHFEDGLYVDIVSGEPLFSSKDKFDSGCGWPAFSKPVENNVRNLSDLSHAMVRTEVRSRHGDSHLGHVFSDGPQDTGGLRYCINSASLRFIPKAALETEGYGEFLPLFEKGDKYEN from the coding sequence ATGAACAAACCGTATAAAAAAGACCCACAGACCATTCAGGCGCTGACGGAGCTGCAGTTCAGCGTCACCCAGAAAAGCGCCACTGAGCGCCCGTTTACCGGAGAATATACCGACCACTTTGAGGACGGACTGTACGTGGATATCGTCTCCGGTGAGCCACTGTTCTCGTCGAAGGACAAATTTGATTCGGGCTGTGGCTGGCCGGCATTCAGCAAACCAGTGGAAAACAACGTCCGCAACCTGAGCGACCTCAGTCACGCCATGGTGCGTACTGAAGTGCGTTCCCGTCATGGTGACAGCCATTTGGGACACGTCTTCTCTGACGGGCCCCAGGATACAGGTGGATTACGTTACTGCATTAACTCTGCTTCACTGCGTTTTATCCCGAAAGCCGCTCTGGAAACAGAAGGATACGGTGAATTTCTTCCCCTGTTTGAAAAAGGAGATAAGTATGAAAACTGA
- the mlaA gene encoding phospholipid-binding lipoprotein MlaA: MNFRLTGLALATMLLVGCASSTDQQTQGRSDPFEGFNRTMYDFNFNVLDPYVVRPVAVVWRDYVPQPARNGISNFTSNLEEPAIMANYFVQGNPYQGMVHFTRFFLNTVLGMGGLIDVAGMANPELQREEPHRFGSTLGHYGVGYGPYLQLPFYGSFTLRDEGGDSVDALYPVLSWLTWPMSVGKWAIEGIETRAQLLDSDGLLKQSSDPYILVREAYFQRHDFITNGGSLTPQVNPNAALIEDDLKDIDSQ; encoded by the coding sequence ATGAATTTTCGCCTGACCGGGCTGGCACTGGCCACCATGCTACTTGTAGGGTGTGCCAGTTCGACCGATCAACAGACGCAGGGCCGTTCGGATCCCTTTGAAGGATTCAACCGCACCATGTACGACTTCAACTTTAACGTGTTGGATCCTTACGTTGTGCGCCCGGTTGCTGTGGTCTGGCGTGATTATGTGCCGCAGCCCGCGCGTAACGGGATAAGCAACTTCACCAGCAACCTTGAAGAGCCCGCTATCATGGCGAACTACTTTGTGCAGGGGAATCCGTATCAGGGGATGGTGCACTTCACGCGCTTCTTCCTGAACACCGTGCTGGGGATGGGCGGGTTAATCGACGTGGCAGGGATGGCGAACCCGGAACTGCAGCGTGAAGAGCCGCACCGCTTCGGTTCGACCCTTGGGCATTATGGCGTCGGCTACGGCCCGTATCTGCAGCTTCCTTTCTACGGCAGCTTTACGCTGCGTGATGAAGGCGGTGACAGCGTGGATGCGCTGTATCCGGTACTCTCCTGGCTGACGTGGCCGATGTCCGTCGGCAAATGGGCCATTGAGGGGATCGAAACTCGTGCGCAGCTTCTGGATTCCGACGGCCTGCTCAAGCAGTCCTCCGATCCCTATATTCTGGTGCGTGAAGCTTATTTCCAGCGCCACGACTTTATTACGAATGGCGGCAGCCTGACGCCGCAGGTGAACCCGAACGCGGCGCTGATTGAGGACGATTTAAAAGATATCGACTCGCAGTAA